From Oncorhynchus mykiss isolate Arlee chromosome 25, USDA_OmykA_1.1, whole genome shotgun sequence, a single genomic window includes:
- the gnpnat1 gene encoding glucosamine 6-phosphate N-acetyltransferase: MSPACGMLLDEMPLFEPALLQELDWSSKTVSFSPPISPSQPGEGLVLRPLCTADFNRGFYKVLSQLTTAGDVTPEQFIKNFEHMKKTGDYYVIVVEDTNLGQIVATATLITEHKFIHSCAKRGRVEEVVVSDVCRGKQLGKLLVSTLTLLSKKLDCYKITLECAPKNVAFYTKFSYSASDETYMQCRFFD, encoded by the exons ATGTCACC agccTGTGGGATGCTGCTGGATGAGATGCCACTATTCGAGCCAGCTCTGCTCCAGGAGCTGGACTGGAGTAGCAAGACAGTGTCCTTCTCTCCCCCAATCTCCCCCTCCCAGCCTGGGGAAGGTCTGGTCCTCAGGCCCCTCTGCACAGCTGACTTCAACAGGG gattctacaaggtgttatCCCAACTCACAACTGCAGGGGATGTTACGCCAGAGCAGTTTATTA AGAATTTTGAGCACATGAAAAAGACTGGGGACTACTATGTCATCGTGGTGGAGGACACAAACCTGGGACAGATTGTTGCCACGGCCACATTGATCACAGAGCACAAATTCATTCATTCCTGTGCAAAG agaggaagggtggaggaggtggtTGTCAGTGACGTGTGCCGGGGAAAACAGCTGGGGAAACT GTTAGTGTCGACCCTCACTCTCCTCAGCAAAAAACTAGATTGCTATAAAATAACATTGGAATGTGCACCCAAGAACGTGGCCTTCTACACAAAGTTTAGCTACTCCGCATCAGACGAGACTTACATGCAGTGTCGCTTCTTTGATTGA
- the styx gene encoding serine/threonine/tyrosine-interacting protein, with amino-acid sequence MDEENKLQFPSLPPCKEDLLDWAYPMRREMQEILPGLFLGPYSAAMKSKLSILERQEITHLVCVRQDIEANFIKPNFPHKFRYLVLDIADNPVENIIRYFPMTKEFIDGCLASGGKVLVHGNAGISRSAALVIAYLMETFGVKYRDAFSHVQERRFCINPNVGFVHQLQEYEAIYSAKLTIKMSPIQLGRSFSLHAGMPGSLKRSLEEDEDFGGMQVTAEQNG; translated from the exons ATGGACGAGGAGAATAAACTTCAGTTCCCGTCCCTTCCTCCGTGTAAGGAGGACCTATTG GACTGGGCGTATCCAATGAGGCGAGAAATGCAG GAAATTCTACCAGGCCTGTTTTTAGGTCCCTACTCAGCTGCTATGAAAAGCAAG CTTTCCATCCTTGAAAGACAGGAGATAACACACTTAGTGTGTGTTCGCCAAGATATTGAGGCAAATTTTATAAAGCCCAACTTCCCACATAAATTTCG ATACCTCGTTTTAGATATTGCCGACAATCCTGTGGAAAACATAATTAGATATTTCCCTATG ACTAAAGAATTtattgatggctgtttagcaagcGGAg GAAAGGTACTAGTTCATGGAAACGCAGGGATATCAAGAAG TGCTGCCTTGGTTATTGCATACCTTATGGAGACATTTGGTGTAAAATACAG GGATGCTTTCAGCCACGTTCAGGAGAGGAGATTCTGCATCAACCCTAACGTGGGCTTTGTGCATCAATTACAG GAATATGAAGCGATCTACTCAGCTAAACTCACCATCAAGATGTCACCAATACAGCTGGGCAGATCATTCTCCCTGCATGCTGGAATGCCAG GCAGCCTGAAACGAAGCCTGGAAGAAGACGAGGATTTTGGGGGAATGCAGGTCACTGCTGAGCAGAACGGATAG